In the genome of Pseudomonadota bacterium, one region contains:
- a CDS encoding NAD(P)/FAD-dependent oxidoreductase has product MLRLTELKLPLDHSDADLRKAITMRLGIQPDDLISYKIFRRGVDARKSHAIVFIFTLDVEVANEADILTRFEGDPHLRQAPDTTYHFVARAPRDALPTRPVIIGMGPSGLFAGLVLAQSGFRPLLLERGKAVRERTKDTFGLWRKGILDPESNVQFGEGGAGTFSDGKLHTQIKDPKHYGRKVLEEFVQAGATPEILYVSKPHIGTYRLVGIVEQMRATIQALGGEFRFQSRMDDIDIENGQVRGIVLASGEHLATSHLVLAIGHSARDTFEMLHRRGISMEAKPFSIGFRIEHPQSLIDRSRHGKNADNPLLGAADYKLVHHAGNGRSVYSFCMCPGGTVVAATSEPGRVVTNGMSEYSRKERNANSGIVVGISPADYPGGPLAGMEFQRFWESRAFELGGSNYQAPAQLVGDFLAGRPSTQLGSVQPSYTPGIHLCDLSAALPDYAIEAIREALPAFAKQIEGFDLADAVLTGVETRTSSPVRLTRNAADLQSINTKGLYPTGEGAGYAGGILSSAVDGIKVAEAVAISLLDCYGQDEHTE; this is encoded by the coding sequence ATGCTGAGACTGACAGAACTCAAACTTCCCCTTGACCATAGTGATGCCGACCTCAGGAAGGCAATCACCATGCGGCTTGGCATCCAGCCAGACGATCTCATCAGCTATAAGATTTTCCGTCGCGGCGTTGATGCGCGAAAATCTCACGCCATCGTCTTCATATTCACCCTTGATGTTGAGGTGGCCAATGAGGCCGACATCCTGACGCGATTCGAGGGCGACCCGCATCTCAGGCAGGCACCGGACACCACCTATCATTTTGTCGCCCGTGCTCCCAGGGATGCGCTCCCGACCCGGCCGGTAATCATCGGCATGGGACCATCCGGCCTTTTTGCCGGGCTGGTCCTTGCCCAGTCCGGATTCCGGCCGCTGCTTCTGGAGAGAGGCAAGGCGGTGCGGGAACGCACCAAGGACACCTTCGGTCTGTGGCGCAAAGGCATCCTTGATCCGGAATCAAATGTGCAGTTCGGCGAAGGCGGGGCCGGGACATTTTCCGATGGCAAGCTGCACACCCAGATCAAAGATCCCAAGCATTACGGCAGAAAAGTCCTGGAAGAATTTGTCCAGGCCGGGGCGACGCCGGAAATTCTCTATGTCAGCAAGCCGCACATCGGCACTTACCGGCTGGTGGGCATTGTCGAACAGATGCGTGCCACCATCCAGGCGCTGGGAGGAGAATTTCGCTTCCAGAGCCGGATGGATGATATCGATATCGAAAACGGCCAGGTGCGCGGTATCGTGTTGGCAAGCGGCGAACACCTCGCCACCAGTCATCTTGTTCTCGCCATCGGCCACAGTGCCCGTGACACCTTTGAGATGCTCCACAGGCGCGGCATATCCATGGAGGCGAAGCCATTTTCCATCGGCTTTCGCATCGAGCACCCGCAATCACTCATCGACCGCAGCCGCCACGGGAAAAATGCCGACAACCCGCTACTCGGCGCCGCAGACTACAAACTGGTCCATCACGCCGGCAATGGCCGGTCGGTATACAGCTTCTGCATGTGTCCGGGCGGCACTGTAGTTGCCGCCACTTCCGAACCCGGTCGAGTGGTGACCAACGGCATGAGCGAATATTCGCGCAAGGAGCGAAACGCCAACAGCGGCATCGTGGTGGGCATTTCTCCGGCTGACTATCCTGGCGGTCCACTTGCCGGTATGGAGTTTCAACGCTTCTGGGAATCGCGGGCCTTTGAACTGGGCGGCAGCAACTATCAGGCTCCGGCACAGCTGGTGGGCGATTTTCTGGCCGGCCGTCCTTCCACCCAGCTTGGCTCGGTGCAGCCCTCCTATACCCCCGGTATCCACCTCTGCGACCTCAGTGCCGCTTTGCCGGATTACGCCATCGAGGCCATCCGCGAGGCCCTGCCCGCCTTTGCCAAACAAATTGAAGGCTTTGATCTGGCTGATGCCGTACTCACCGGGGTGGAAACGCGCACCTCGTCACCGGTCCGCCTCACCCGTAACGCCGCTGATCTACAGAGCATCAACACCAAAGGGTTGTATCCCACCGGCGAAGGCGCAGGCTATGCCGGGGGCATCCTCTCCTCGGCCGTGGACGGCATCAAGGTTGCCGAAGCCGTGGCCATAAGCCTGCTGGATTGCTACGGTCAGGACGAGCACACCGAGTAA